The Ignavibacteriales bacterium DNA segment AACTGATGAAGTGGCAGATTGTAAAGCGACATTACATCACTCATTCCAAGTGGGCCATTAACAACCTGTACATCCTCGCGTTTAATTTCGAGATTTTCGATAAGCGTATCAAGCATAAACTCAGGCATCTGCCCTTCAACCTCAAGCCTTACAACGCTTCCGAATCTTCGCTGCTTAATGTTTTCTTCAATAACACTTAGCAAGTCATCAGCTTCATCTTCTTGCAATTCGATATCGGTATCTCTTGTGATTCTGAATTTGTGAGCTTCAAGGATTTCAGTTCCGGGGAAAAGAAATTTAAGATTGGCTTTTATCAAATCGCCAAGCCAGATAAACCGTGCGGAGCATTTTCCATTCACCTGAATTTTCTTTTGCGGGTCAATTATTTTATCAATCTGCATCAATCGCGGCAGAATGCTCGGGACTTTAACTCTTGCAAAATGATTTTCGCCGTTCGGCATTTTTACAAGTATAGCAAGGTTTAAACTCAAGTTTGAAATGTACGGGAATGGTCTGCCGGGATCAAATGCAAGGGGGGTTAAGACGGGATATATTTCTTTAGTGAAGTAGTCAGTAAGTATAGCTTTTTCTTTCTCATTTAAATCGTTATATCTTAATACAGATACGCCATAGTTTTTAAGTGTCGGAACAATCTCTTCTGCCCACAATCTATGGATCTCTTTAATCATTGGCTTCAAAGTTTTTTCAATCTTCTGAAGTTGAACTATAGGAGTTAATCCATCAATGGACGGTTCAGCAACTCCGGCGGCAATTTGTTCTTTTATCCCTGCAACTCTTATCATATAAAATTCATCAAGGTTGGTGCTAAAGATTGAGAGAAATTTTATTTTTTCGAGTAAAGGAAGTTCAGGATTAAGCGCTTCGTCAAGTACCCGGCGATTAAATTCTACCCAGCTTAAATCACGATTGAAAAAATTAGCGGGATTATTATACTTTTTTAGTAAATCTTTTGTGCTCATATTATTTCTGTTTTCGGATTGAAATATAAATTATTTAGTTCTAAAATTCTGTGATAAAAGAAATAATTAGCTATTATTGTGCCATCTAATGAATATTTCTTCAATCGTTTTTCGCTGATTATGCTTAAAATTCACCTATTGATTTTTCAAAGCAATTCGCATCGTAAATTTTGGAGAATAAAGAGGTAAAAAAGATAGAATTAGTTTCTTTTCGTATTGAAGAAAATTTTTTTAATGATAATAATTTGTAAAAATTGAATTTCAATCTGGCTTTTCATGCTTTTGTAATAGCAGTTACTTTGATTGGTGTAGCCATAGGACGATACCCAAAACTGCGAATGAACCGGGCGACAATTGCGCTGGTCGGGGCGGTGGTGCTTGTTCTTACCGGTGCACTTTCTCTTGATCAGGCATTTTCCGCAATTGATATGAACACAATAGTTCTGCTGTTAGCGATGATGATAATTAATGCTAACCTTCGAATGTCCGGTTTTTTTGGAATTATCGCCGACAAAGTTGTACAAATCTCACGCACTCAAAATGATCTTCTAATTATAATAATTTTTACTTCCGGCATTCTATCTGCACTCTTTTTAAATGATACAATAGTCTTAATGTTCACTCCGCTATTGTTAGAAATTACAAGGAGGGGTGATATAAATCCAATTCCATTTTTAATAGCGCTGGCAACTTCAGCAAATATTGGATCAGCGGCTACTATAATTGGTAATCCACAAAACATGCTTATCGGAATCAGCTCAGGAATTGATTTCAGGACTTTTGCATTTTATCTAACTCCAATCTCAATAATCGGGTTGATGGTCGCCTTGATCGTAATAAAAATTATTTACCGAAAATCTATCCGATCGAATAAGATTAATTTTTTAAAACATAAACCAGCCAAACCATACAAACCACTTCTGTATAAAAGTATCATAGCTTCAGTATTAATGTTGATAGCTCTAAATATTGGAATGTCAATTACTCTTGCAGCTATTGGTGGGGCTTCATTGCTGTTAATTACACGAAGACTTAAACCTGAAAGAGTTTTTAGAGAAATTGACTGGACACTTTTAGTATTTTTTGCATCACTTTTTATAGTTACTCATTCGATTGAAACTACCAGATTATCTGAAGAGATTTTCAGCTCAAATGTAGTTTGGATAACAAATGATTTATGGCGTTTTTCCGGAAGCGCTATGCTGCTAAGTAATTTGGTTTCGAATGTTCCGGCAGTACTTCTTTTCAAACCAATTATTAAAATGATGAATAATCCTCAAATAGCATGGTTAGTTTTGTCTATGGCAACGACATTTGCTGGAAATTTAACATTGATAGGTTCTGTGGCGAATCTTATAGTTGCCGAATCAGCGAAGAAGGAGGGAGTTAAGCTATCTTTTAAGGAATATTTAAAAGCAGGTATTCCTATCACTATAGCAACCGTTATTTTGGGTGTAATTTGGTTCTTGATCATCTCCGGATGAACGCTTGAAATAATAACTAAATATATTTTTATTTAATTATTTTTTATGAAATCCATTTTTATCCTCAGAGCCAAACGGGGATCGAAAAATCCCAATTCCAACAAGAAGATAAATCAGGATAACCAATAAGATCAAATAAAATAGATTAATCATATTCTCCTTCAAAGAATAGATATTATTAATATGACACTTATCGGAAAATTATTAGAGAATTTTTTAGAAAATTGTCTTGAAGCGGTCTTTTTGAAAAGATTTTATATTGAAATGAGGTAGAAATGCAGAAGAGGCTTTCTCAAAAGTGTCATTCTGTGGCGATGCCATCGGAATCTAATGCTTCCATTCTGTTTAATATTTACAAGCTGATCCCGATGTATAGGACAGGATGACAAAAACTGACTTTTGAGACAGCCTCCTCAAGTCTAATTGATTATTTTGCAGCGATTATTTCGTTGGCAAATAATTTTTGAAATTCTTTTGGTTTTCTTTCTTTCCAACTTCCTTTATGATAAGCATACCCGGCAATCAACGGAAGAGCAATAGTTGCCTCTGCATAAACCATTTGTTCAAAAGTGGTAGAAACTTTTCCCCAACTGCTCGCTTCTTTTAAAGTTGAACCGGATAAAGCACCATCTCTTTCATCAGCAACAGTGATTTGAACGGCATATTTGTGCATCTGTGCATCTTCCTGTAGAATATCTGCGGCAACAACAATGTCTTGCGTGAAGTTTTTAGGAACCCCGCCCCCAACCATGAATATCCCGGTCTCCCTGCAATTTAATTTTATTTTTGTCAGTTCAAGAAAATCTTTTGCAGAGTCAACAGAGACATGTTTATCGGGATTATTTGTTTGATGCATGATAAATCCGAACCCGGCAGAACAGTCAGAAAAAGCAGGAACAAATATGGGAACATTCTTTTTATAAGCTGCGTAGATAACCGAGTCATCTACTTTTGGTCCGCCATTCATTTCAAGATATCTGCCAAACTCATAAAGAAATTCTCTAGAGGAATAGGGCTTTGGATCCATTGTATCGAAAATTTTTCCACAAGTTTCGTCGCAAACTCTTAGCTCATCTTCATCAATAAAAGTATCGTAGATTCTATCAATATGAAGGTCTCGCATTTCATTATCATCAACAAACGGAGAACCAATGTAGTGCTTAAATCCAAGTGCTTCAAAGAAATCCTGATCAACCATAATTGCACCTGTCGAAACGATTGCATCAACCATGTTATTCATAATTAAATCATAAACAATTTTTTTCAAACCTGCACTGAATAAACTTCCGGCAAGTGTGAGAATGATCCCGCAGTCTTTATCTTTTTGCATCATATCAAAAATTTTTGCTGCACGGTTCAAATCGCGTGAAGAAAAAGCCATGTATTCCATTGCATCAACTAATGGCACTACATTATGTTTTTTAATATCTATGTGTCTGATAACATCTTTTAAATAATCTTTTTTCGTTGACATTTTATACTCCTTCTTTTTTCTTTCAAATATAAATAATCTTTGATAAATCAAAGTATGTTAGTGGAAAACATTTTTCCGTCAGAAAAATAATTTGGCAAATTTTAACACACCCTGTTTCCATGGAACACGATGGGAAATACCGCTTGTGTTTTCAAATTCGTTAAGATGTTCTAAATACCATTTGTAGTTTCTGACTAATGCATCTTTGTTTGAGAATTTTGGTTTAAAGCCGAGTTTTTTTTCTGCTTTTTCAATTGAAACGAAGGAATCTTTTGAGGCAGTTTCATAAACCCACTTATATAGCGGCGAAAGTTTCAGCGCTTCCAAAATTCTTAGCAGCCAGATAATAGGTGTTTCGGGCAGTCCAACAATCTTTTTACCGTAACCGGTATAGTCCAAAACTGCCTGATAATCTTCACGCATAGTAGTGAATTGTTTTGCTCCAATATTAAAAGTATCATTTACTATTTTTTCATCGAGTTTACAACACAAATAAATTGCCTCGCAAAGATCCTCCACGTCCAACAATTGATATTTATTTTTACCGCTGCCTATCATTGGGAAGCCGCGTTTATCTTTCGCCCAATCATAAAACAAAGCAAACACACCCAATCTTTCGGGTCCGATAAATGATTTGGGACGTATAATAGGGACACACATTCCCTCTTCTCGTTTTTTCAAACATTCTTCCTCTGCCAAAATCTTAGCTTTGCCATAGTGTCCAACTCCATCAAGTTTATCGTATTCAAACAAAGGGTGGTGATCAGGAATTCCATAAACAGCAGTAGAGGAAATGTGAATAAATCTTTTAACATTATTTTTTTGTGCTTGTTTCAGGAGTAATCGGGTTCCCTCAACATCCGTTGTAAAAATTTCATCAGCAGTATAAAGTGGAAGAGCAGCAGCAGTGTGAATCACTATGTCAATATTTTTTAATGATTTTGAAACTATCGTTTCATCACGAATATCACCTGTAATGATTTCTACTTTGTCATTCATGTCCTTATAATTAAAAGGAACAATATCGAGTGATACTATTTCATGCCCTTGATTATGCAAATAGCGGACGAGATTTATACCAAGAAAACCGGCTCCGCCTGTAATTAAAAATTTCATTTTAGCTCCGAGTGATGCGTTGACATTTTAAGTTAATTCTTCTATCTAATCTAATTGAGTTGAATTAACCTATTCTTAATCGTAATTTCGATTAAATGAATTTTGAATATTTAAATAACAAAAATAAAAAACTTTATCTGAGTTTAGCTTTATCTGCTCTGACTCATGTATTTATTTTTTTGTTTTTAGCTTTTTTATTAGGGATAAAAATTAAGAAGCCGATTGTAAACCCCATCTATTTGAATTTCAGTAACGTTACCGAATACCCTCGGGATGAATATGAAACTACGAAGTCGGAACCGGAGGATTCCAAAAAATTAAAACAGACGAATGAGAACACAAAAGAATTAGTTGAACCAATAAAACAAGTACCATTGAACTACCATTTATTTTCTGATTTAGATGCTGATACTTCTGATTTGCAACAAGTATATTTTGAAACTACACTTGACGTGACGATAAAATATCCCGCTGGGTGGACATTTATTGATCAAAATGTTAAGAATAAATTAGATGGCGTGACATTCTGGTTACTTAATTCAGAAATTAAACCTCCGCCTTATGTTCATCTCGAAGTACTTGATAAATATTTGTTCAATCCCGCAAGATTTAATGATAGTTTGAAAATCTCTGATTTCTGGATCTATTATGCGGAACCGAAGGAACTGGAAGGACAGATAACGCAAGTGCTCTACATTCGTACGGATATTGATGAGGATTTTAGTTTAAAAATTATGGTTAATAATTGGGAAAATTATAGAAATTTTCAGCCAAAATTGCTTGGAATGTTAAAAACCTTCGATTTTAAGCGATCTCTCTTCTAACTCTTCTCATCAATTTATAGGCAATGAAATGTTTTAGAGTTAATATTCTTGACTTTCTACATACATAAAAGTATCTTTACAAACTTATTTGATAAAATTTATCCAATTTGGAGTGTATTCTTGAAACAAGAAAAATTAACAAGATTTATTACCACTGAAGACGCGAATCGAAAGTGGTACATAGTAGATGCAAAAGATAAAGTCCTTGGTCGTTTGGCTACAGAAGTTGCCCGAGTTATACGAGGCAAACATAAACCGATTTTTACCCCCAATTTCGACACGGGTGACTTTGTTATTGTAATAAATGCTGCTAGCGTTCGGTTCACCGGCAAACGAGAAACTTTGAAATCTTATTTCTGGCATAGCGGTTATCCGGGTGGGCTTAAAAATGCCAAATTGCAGAATGTCCGTGCTACCAATCCAGAATTTATTATTGAGAATGCCGTTAAAGGAATGTTACCCAAAAATCGTTTGGGTAATAAATTAATTAAAAAGTTAAAGGTTTATGCTGGAGAAGTTCATCCTCATGCAGCACAGAAACCTGAAGTATTAAGTTTTTCGGAGAAAGTATAAATGGCAGATCAAATTTTTATCGGAAGAAGAAAAACTTCTGTAGCACGTGTAATATTGAAGAACGGTGAAGGAAAAATCACAGTCAATGGTATCGAATTTGAGAAAGCATTCCCGCAGGAATTAGACAGAGAAGATATTATAGCTCCATTTAGAGTTACAGAGACACTTGGTCAGTATGACGTTAGAATAAATGTTAATGGAGGCGGCACTACAGGACAGGCTCAAGGTATCAGACTTGGTATTTCGAGAGGTTTAGTTAGTATAAATCCTGAATATAAACCCCTCCTTAAAGCCGAAGGATTTATGACACGAGATCCAAGAATGGTTGAGCGTAAAAAATACGGACAACCGAAAGCTCGTAAACGATTCCAGTTCTCTAAGAGATAATTACGGAGTTCAAGTTCAAGTTCATGTTACTTTTTCTTGAACTTGAACTTGAACTTGAACCTGAACTTTACCATAAACTTGTACATTTTTTAAACAACATACTTTCGGATTTACCTCCTGTGCTCCGATGAATCGGGGTGGAAGGCAAAGATGAAGAAAGTAGCAGAAAACAACAGGAGACATTATGAAAAAAATTGAGATAACTCAGCTTATCGAAGCTGGAGCGCACTTCGGACATCTTACCCGTCGTTGGAACCCTAAAATGAGGAATTACATCTTCATGGAACGAAACGGCATTCACATCATTGACCTTAAACAAACACAATCCTTACTTTACCAGGCGGCTGAAATTTTATCGAAATTTGTGGCTGACGGTAACAAAGTACTTTTTGTTGGAACTAAAAAACAAGCAAAAGGAATTATTGAATCAGAATCAAGACGCTGCGAAATGAATTGGGTCAGTGAACGCTGGCTAGGCGGTATGCTTACGAATTTTTCTACAATTAGAAAAAGTGTTAAGCGGTTAACAAATATTGAAAAGCAGGAGATTGACGGAACGTTTGATAAAATTACCAAGAAAGAAAGACTCTTTCTTACCAGAGAAAAAGATAAACTGAAAAAAATTCTTCAGGGAGTTGAAACAATGGCTAAACTTCCAGGAGCCATTTTTGTCGTTGATATTAAAAAGGAAGCTATTGCTGTTCAGGAAGCAAAAAGATTGAATATTCCGGTCTTTGCTATTGTAGATACAAACTGTGATCCAAATGAAGTTGACTATATGATTCCCGCTAATGATGACGCAGTAAAAACAATTGAAATCATTACTCAATTTCTTGCTGATGCAGTTATCGAAGGTGCGGTTAAAGCAAAAGAACTTAAAGCTGAAGAAGCTGCTGAGAGGGAAAGATTACGAAAGGAAAAAGAAGTAAAAGATTCTGAGGAAAAGAAAAAAATAGCTAAAGCAAAGTCTGAACCTAAAACCGACGAAAGTGAAGCGACAACCGACTCTACACAATCATAGAATTGATTTTTAAATTTTAATAAAGGGAAAAATATTTAAATGGAAATTAGTGCAACTCAAGTAAATGAATTGAGAAAAAAAACCGGCGCGGGAATGATGGACTGTAAAAAAGCCCTCACCGAAGCTAATGGTGATATAGAAAAAGCTATCGAAGTACTTCGTAAAAAAGGTGCTGCCGTAGCTGCTAAACGTGCGGAAAAATCTGCTAATGAAGGAATTATTCTTACTAAAGTTTCGAGCGATAAAAAAGAAGGCGTTATTCTGCAGATAAATTGCGAAACGGATTTCGTTGCAAAGAGCGAAGATTTTATTTCCTTCACTAACGCAGTCGTTAATACTGTCTCTGAATTAAAACCCGAAAATGTTGACACTCTGTTAGAAAAAAGTTCTTTAATCAGCAATGGAATAAATGATCTGCTCGGCAAGGTAGGGGAGAAAATTGAAATCTCCCGATTCAAAATTGAAACAGCGCCGGATGGTCTAATCGTAGATTATATTCACATGGGCAGCAAGCTCGGTGTATTAGTCAAGTTTGAAAACGCACCGGCTGACAACAACGAACTTGCTGTAATAGGCAAAGATATAGCAATGCAAGTGGCTGCAATGAAACCCATCACCACTTACCGCGAAGAAGTGGCTAAAGATGTTGTTGAAAAAGAAATAGATATTTATAAAGAACTTGCCCGAAAAGAAGGCAAGCCCGAAAACATGCTTGATAAAATTTCTACCGGCAGATTGAATAAATTCTACCAGGAAAATTGTTTATTCGAACAGGCTTTTATTAAAGATAATACAAAAACAGTCGGCTCGCTTATCAAGGACTTTAATTCTAAAAATAATACGCAAGTTAAACTTTCACTCTTCCACCGGTTCCATCTTGGTGACGAAAGAAAATAATTGATTCTTAAAAAGGTCTTAATTTATTTAAGACCTTTTTTTTATATTAAAACATAATAAAATAATTTTAATGAAAAATCTTAAGTATAAAAGAGTGCTGCTAAAGCTTAGCGGCGAATCATTATTAGGCGATAAAGGATTCGGCATTGATAACAAAATCTTAGAATTCTTCTCCGCAGAAGTATTGAAAGTGCACAAGGCAGGGGTACAATTAGGAATTGTTATTGGGGGAGGAAATATCTATCGGGGACTATCCGCACACGCTCAGGGAATTGACCGCGCCACCGGTGATCAGATGGGCATGCTGGCAACTATGATAAATTCTCTCGCATTGCAAAATGCCGTTGAGAATAGAGGCATTCACACAAGATTAATGAGCGCAATTAAAATGGAAGAGATTGCCGAGCCTTACATTCGCAGGAGAGCAATCAGACATCTTGAAAAAGGCAGGGTTGTTATTCTTGGCGCAGGTACGGGGCATCCATATTTCAGCACCGACACTGCAGCTTCGCTGAGAGCAGTTGAAATTGGTGCAGAAGTTATTGTAAAAGGCACCCGGGTAAATGGCGTTTATGATTCTGACCCTGAAAAAAATTCCGATGCAATTCAGTTTGAACATATAAGTTATATTGATGTAATTCAGAAAAACCTCCGCGTGATGGATTTAACTGCGGTTAGTTTATGCCAGGAAAATAAATTGCCGATGATTGTTTTTAATATGGATATACCCGGAAATTTATTGAAACTTGTCTTGGGTGAACAAGTCGGAACAATAATAAAATAATTTTATAATCTGAAAAAAGTTTAAGGTGCTGCAATGGAACAAGTAATTAAAGACGCTCAAAACAGAATGAACAAATCTATTGAAGCTTTAAGGGCAGAGCTTGCCAAAGTACGAACAGGTAAAGCTACTACCGCATTGCTCGATGGAATTAAAGTTGATTATTACGGTACACTTTCTCCTTTGACTCAAGTCGGCAATGTATCGGTGCTTGATCCGCATACTTTATCTATAACTCCGTGGGACAAGTCAATGGTTTCTGTAATTCAACATGCAATTCAGGAAGCGAATCTCGGCTTTAATCCTATCAGTGATGGAACGAATCTTAAAATTCCTGTGCCCCCCCTTACAGAAGAAAGACGAAAAGATTTTGTTAAGCTGACAAAAAAATTCGGTGAAGATTCCAGGGTTGCGATCAGAAATATCCGCCGCGATGCTAATGATCATTTGAAGCGTGAAGAAAAAGACAAGAAAATTTCTGAAGATCAATTGAAAGAAGCCGAAGCTAAAATTCAAAAGATGACTGACGAACATATAAAAATGATTGATGATGTTTTAAAGCACAAAGAAAAAGAAATCATGGAAGTCTGATAATACGTTTGGTTTTTATTTAGAGGTAAGCTTTTATTTTTTAATTCGATCTGCTTTTTAACACTGTCCCTGCCTGACTATATCCAAAAAATAAGATTTTGAGCACTCTAAACGACCCTGGAAGACGACTACGCTAAACCGGAAGATGTCGCCGCGTTGATGGTAGATGCATACGCAAGTTTGGTAGATGTCTCCCTAAGCTTCGTAGTTATCGCCGCCGATTGCGGGAATATCGCCGAAGACTTTGGAGACGAGTACGCCTCGTTTTTACACATCTACCGGCATTTGGTAGATGTGTACACGCGGACGGAAGACGACTCCCGGGAAGCCGTAGAGTGCTATATAACGAAGGAAGACCCCAAAAAATTTAACGGTAGATGATTATAAGGCTAAGTTTTTGAAAACGAGGCTGCGAATTTGACTACGGAACGATGTTTTTGTGTACGGGGCAGCGTACAAGGGAATATTGATAGTATCAAATATCATTTTTTTGAAGTGATAAAAATTGATGTAAAACTATAAAAAAACCTCCGATGGCATTGCCATCGGAGGTTTAAAATTTATGAGAAATTACTTCAGAAGCATCAATTTTTTCGAAGCAGTAAAATCATTAGATTTTATTGTGTAAATGTACACTCCGCTTGCAAGCTTGCTTGCGTTGAAGTTTACTTCGTACCTGCCTTCATTCTTAAATCCATCAACAAGTGTAGTAACTTCTCTGCCGAGTATGTCGTAAATTTTTAAAGTTACATCTCCGGCATTTGGTATCTGATATTTAATTGTTGTTGACGGATTGAAAGGGTTGGGGTAGTTTTGTGAAAGATCGTATGAGTCAACTGCTAAGTTACCTTTATAAGAAATTTCTGTGTAAGAATTCTTTCCTAATATTTCCGCATCTGCTTTTATGTCTGCGGCAAAGTATTCTGCATCAAAGTTATTATCAACTATAAGTTTTAATACAACTGTTCTATTACCAATTCCCGAAGTGTTTATCTGGTATGAGATATTTTCGTAAGGAATAACGTTGTCCTTATTATAAGTTACGTTATCATACTCACCTAAGAGTTCTCCGGTCATTTCATCAATCAGTTGTATTTTAAATGTTAATTGATCGGTACTGCTTAAACTGTTGACTGCCGACGCCGAATCTTTCGTTCCGAAAGCTACACTTAAAACTAAATTAGAATTATCAGTAAGAACAAATGAGTTTGAAACAAGAGCATCATTTAACTGGGAAGTATTTTCAAATTGAATGTCATTATCGAATTCTGTAAAGTTTATAGTTTGGTTATCAGCACTAACATCACCAATTATAAAATAAAACTCGGCTTCTGCTTTCTTTATTATTCCTTCTCTGCCGGAGTTATTGACGATCAGGTTTTCTTTAGCAATACTTCCAACACTTGGTGTTACATAAAAATAGTATGGAGATATCAACCTGAACCCAACTGCATACATCGAGTTTAAGTCTGGCGCATTGCTTAGTTGAATATCCTTACCCATTGTTCCAAAAGATCTGATAGAACCCCAGCGCCAGAATTTATTTGCACTTCCATTATTCTCACTCCAGGCAGTTATATCATTACTATTAACATAGGCGGTGGTTGGTGATGCAACATTATTGCCGTACTTGTCAAAAGTTGCACCCCAGCCGAGTGCACTTTTAACTCGTCTAACAGTTCTAATTTCCCAGGCACCAATATATCTTTTTCCCACCCAAACAATTTTTGGGTAATCACCAACAGTTATTATAGAAGGCTGCTCGTTGTAAGTGTAACCGCTTCCGTTGGAGACATTTTCAGTCCCTGAAACCGTGATACTATTATCTGATTCTTTGAACAGTGAGCAATAATTAATATCATTTGATTGTTTCCACGCAAGATGGAATTTTATAGTACTTCCGTCTTTCTTAACGCTAATGTTGGGTTAGTTGAATTGAAGTTAGTTCCTGATATAAAGCCTTCAATTTCATCCATATACCAGAGGATGTCGCCATAAACTTCTGGTAAATATCCAAAACGATAATATATTCCCTCTTGATAGCTTAAATCTTCTATCCGCCAAGCAACCATCAAGTATCCATTTGTACCGTATGCCACAACCGGTGATGCATCAATAGAATAATTATCATCATTTAGACCGGAGACATCTTGAACAGTTCCTAATGGTAACCCAACCATATTGAAATGGGCTATTTTGATTTTAAAATGATCAGAAGAAGTTCGTTCCTGAAATACAATTACCACTGTACTCATCTGAACATCTAATGACGGTAGTTTCGATTCGAGTGTTGAAAGTGGTCTTCCATTATTTGCAATGGACCAGGTAACACCGTTATCAGAACTGATTTCATACCATGCGTACCCCATGCTTGAATAAACTTTATGTAAATATCCGTTATAATCGGTTCTTACTACTTTTCTCTGATTATTATTTACATAAGCTTGAGTCGAACTTGAGTGATTAGGGTATTTATACAAGTTTGTATAGGTTTGGTTACCAGTTGGCGTGATTGTGCGCGGATTACTCGAGGACTTATTATCTGTCCACCAGACAAAGTTATAATTCTTACCATTAATTAGTTTTGGTGTAGGTGCAGTTATAGGACCAGATTCATATTGATAGATTTGTCCTATTGAACCTAACGATTGAGTGTTATCAAATTCGGTTTCTGCAATTAAATTTATTGTGGCTTTATACTTGTATGTAGCCATAAAAGTTGCATCATCTATTTGTTGATCCATAACTGAGTTCAAGGAAATAAGGGAATTATTCTTAAACCATCCACCTTGGTGATCCTGATTGCTATTAAACTTCCTTTCTATTGTTTGATAACTCTGATTAAGGGCATCGAAATGTCTTGTAGATCCATCATTAAAAGCAAATAGTTTTTCATTATTAAGTTCATTTTGTGTGTCATAATTTTGGTAATCAACATTTATTGTTCCTCCGTATGAAACTGAAGCATCAGGATTTACAAATTTATTCTTCACCGCAACTCGATCGTAAATCACATTTATTCCTTCAATATCATAACTATGAAGTGTCCTTTTATTAGGATTAGATATATCATAATACATTACAGTAGCTGAATTATTTGAGTGACATAAACCGAGTATGTGTCCCAATTCGTGTAATGCTACGGCTTGTAGGTCCTTGGCATTTGGTGGATTCTGTTGAAGCGAGAAAGAATGATACCAGTTATTTAATAATAAAACCCCTTGGCAATTTGTTTCTGGATACCAAGAAACTGCAACCCTACTTTCAGTTTGTCCTGAAGAGAGCCATTCATCACCATCCTGAACGAACTTTATAAAAATGTCAGCATCATTAGAACTAAAAGTTTCAATAACAGTAAAGGGGACAGCATTTTCCCAAGTATTAAAAGCAGCTTCAAATGCGGTTTTTTCTAAATCATCAGCAATATCATCTGTACCGTTTGCAAAATAATATTTAAGTTCTGATTTATACCAGTGTCCTCCATTAATTGTATAATTACCCATATTTGGGCAAGATGAGTTTTCACAATCTTCCCATTGAGAATAACCCGTATCAAGAAGTATTGCTAAAAAAACCGTAGTTATTAATATTGCTCTTTTAACATAAGTAAAATATGATTTCATAACACCTCCGTGATTTTTATATGTTTTTATTTACCGTGATATATTATT contains these protein-coding regions:
- a CDS encoding UMP kinase, with translation MKNLKYKRVLLKLSGESLLGDKGFGIDNKILEFFSAEVLKVHKAGVQLGIVIGGGNIYRGLSAHAQGIDRATGDQMGMLATMINSLALQNAVENRGIHTRLMSAIKMEEIAEPYIRRRAIRHLEKGRVVILGAGTGHPYFSTDTAASLRAVEIGAEVIVKGTRVNGVYDSDPEKNSDAIQFEHISYIDVIQKNLRVMDLTAVSLCQENKLPMIVFNMDIPGNLLKLVLGEQVGTIIK
- the frr gene encoding ribosome recycling factor codes for the protein MEQVIKDAQNRMNKSIEALRAELAKVRTGKATTALLDGIKVDYYGTLSPLTQVGNVSVLDPHTLSITPWDKSMVSVIQHAIQEANLGFNPISDGTNLKIPVPPLTEERRKDFVKLTKKFGEDSRVAIRNIRRDANDHLKREEKDKKISEDQLKEAEAKIQKMTDEHIKMIDDVLKHKEKEIMEV
- a CDS encoding T9SS type A sorting domain-containing protein, with product MGKRYIGAWEIRTVRRVKSALGWGATFDKYGNNVASPTTAYVNSNDITAWSENNGSANKFWRWGSIRSFGTMGKDIQLSNAPDLNSMYAVGFRLISPYYFYVTPSVGSIAKENLIVNNSGREGIIKKAEAEFYFIIGDVSADNQTINFTEFDNDIQFENTSQLNDALVSNSFVLTDNSNLVLSVAFGTKDSASAVNSLSSTDQLTFKIQLIDEMTGELLGEYDNVTYNKDNVIPYENISYQINTSGIGNRTVVLKLIVDNNFDAEYFAADIKADAEILGKNSYTEISYKGNLAVDSYDLSQNYPNPFNPSTTIKYQIPNAGDVTLKIYDILGREVTTLVDGFKNEGRYEVNFNASKLASGVYIYTIKSNDFTASKKLMLLK
- a CDS encoding matrixin family metalloprotease; amino-acid sequence: MKSYFTYVKRAILITTVFLAILLDTGYSQWEDCENSSCPNMGNYTINGGHWYKSELKYYFANGTDDIADDLEKTAFEAAFNTWENAVPFTVIETFSSNDADIFIKFVQDGDEWLSSGQTESRVAVSWYPETNCQGVLLLNNWYHSFSLQQNPPNAKDLQAVALHELGHILGLCHSNNSATVMYYDISNPNKRTLHSYDIEGINVIYDRVAVKNKFVNPDASVSYGGTINVDYQNYDTQNELNNEKLFAFNDGSTRHFDALNQSYQTIERKFNSNQDHQGGWFKNNSLISLNSVMDQQIDDATFMATYKYKATINLIAETEFDNTQSLGSIGQIYQYESGPITAPTPKLINGKNYNFVWWTDNKSSSNPRTITPTGNQTYTNLYKYPNHSSSTQAYVNNNQRKVVRTDYNGYLHKVYSSMGYAWYEISSDNGVTWSIANNGRPLSTLESKLPSLDVQMSTVVIVFQERTSSDHFKIKIAHFNMVGLPLGTVQDVSGLNDDNYSIDASPVVAYGTNGYLMVAWRIEDLSYQEGIYYRFGYLPEVYGDILWYMDEIEGFISGTNFNSTNPTLALRKTEVL